The Mucilaginibacter mallensis genome has a segment encoding these proteins:
- a CDS encoding YoaK family protein → MLKHTKENRTLKENLMLASSTAFVSGMTNVSGVVAFLAFTANVTGHFSNLAENIIEKNFQQVIVFSLWLFLFFAGSFTSNFLVRWQSHKSNYRANALPIIIEAIILLFVAFYGHHYYEETLREKQVITGAIILSMGLQNGLVSNISGGLIKTSHLTGLFTDLGADIAEWLYPNTPKTPALRNRLYIRFTILGFYFFGALMGGYFFDKYEFAIFYFIPVILFTILYYDLSPIALHKLARLFSTNEKKADI, encoded by the coding sequence ATGCTAAAACACACAAAAGAAAATCGCACACTTAAAGAAAACCTGATGCTGGCATCATCAACTGCATTTGTATCAGGCATGACCAATGTTTCAGGGGTTGTTGCTTTTTTAGCCTTTACCGCTAATGTAACGGGGCACTTCTCCAATCTTGCCGAAAATATTATCGAAAAGAATTTTCAGCAGGTTATTGTATTTTCTCTATGGCTGTTCCTCTTTTTTGCGGGTTCGTTCACCTCTAATTTCCTGGTACGCTGGCAATCGCATAAAAGTAATTACAGGGCTAATGCGCTGCCAATTATCATTGAAGCCATTATCCTTTTATTCGTAGCATTTTATGGTCATCACTATTATGAGGAAACCTTACGCGAAAAGCAGGTTATCACTGGCGCCATTATCCTATCCATGGGTTTACAAAACGGGCTGGTATCAAACATATCAGGCGGCTTGATCAAAACATCGCACTTAACCGGCTTATTTACCGATCTGGGTGCCGATATAGCCGAATGGCTGTACCCCAATACCCCAAAAACACCTGCATTAAGAAACCGGTTGTATATCCGCTTTACCATACTCGGCTTTTACTTTTTTGGGGCACTTATGGGTGGTTATTTCTTTGACAAATACGAATTCGCTATATTTTATTTCATTCCGGTGATATTGTTTACCATTCTATATTACGATCTTTCGCCCATAGCTTTACATAAGCTTGCGCGATTATTTTCAACAAACGAAAAAAAGGCAGATATTTAA
- the can gene encoding carbonate dehydratase encodes MCPKIYKPIHDTNTITYETLLQGNKQFVEETLKEDPDYFTKLASGQTPPVLWIGCADSRVPANQITNTSPGEIFVHRNIANMVIHSDMNMLSVLDYAVNVLRVKHVIVTGHYGCGGVMAAMSNQQFGLIDNWLRHIKDVYRLHASKLDQIKDEKERAAKLVEYNVVENVYNLCKTSIVQNAWQNGQELGVHGWVYSIETGIIKDMNVSTYDNANMGNVFKFK; translated from the coding sequence ATGTGTCCCAAAATATATAAACCCATCCACGATACTAACACTATAACTTACGAAACCCTGCTACAGGGCAATAAACAGTTTGTTGAGGAAACCTTAAAGGAGGATCCGGATTATTTTACCAAGCTGGCCAGCGGCCAAACCCCGCCGGTATTATGGATAGGCTGCGCTGATAGTCGCGTACCCGCCAACCAGATCACCAATACCAGTCCGGGTGAGATATTTGTGCACCGTAACATTGCCAACATGGTAATACACTCCGATATGAATATGCTTTCGGTACTGGATTATGCGGTGAATGTATTAAGGGTAAAGCATGTAATAGTGACTGGTCATTACGGCTGCGGGGGTGTAATGGCTGCCATGAGCAACCAGCAATTCGGCCTGATAGATAACTGGCTGCGCCACATTAAGGATGTGTACCGCCTGCACGCCAGCAAACTCGACCAGATAAAAGACGAGAAAGAACGTGCTGCAAAACTGGTTGAATACAACGTAGTTGAAAACGTGTACAACCTCTGCAAAACCTCCATCGTGCAAAATGCATGGCAAAATGGTCAGGAGCTAGGCGTACACGGCTGGGTTTACAGCATTGAAACCGGTATTATAAAAGACATGAACGTTAGTACCTATGATAATGCTAACATGGGGAATGTGTTTAAGTTCAAATAG